In the genome of Pseudorasbora parva isolate DD20220531a chromosome 10, ASM2467924v1, whole genome shotgun sequence, one region contains:
- the marc1 gene encoding mitochondrial amidoxime-reducing component 1: MYFKEMLVKIFDQNRQLALCAAGTTVALLGVGLVYKHMRREKKLIRVGVVTQLLVHPMKSGKVVSVETAECLRMGLKYGELQDRHWLVITEDGHMVTGRQQPRLVLVSLTCENGQLCLNGPEMEELRAPLHQPSNAVVDCRVFSVEVQGRDCGDDVSDWLTRYLESDKPVRLVHFEPHLKAQRPYEKVSLYPKDEKVAYPDAAPIMLMSEASVRDLNTRLDNEVTVFQFRPSIVVSDCEAFTEDTWDHIQIGQVEMKRVVGCGRCLFTTVDPETGVITRKEPLNTLKSYRLTDPNQKTAPVLGQYYTVKKTGVLHVGEPVYMVTY, translated from the exons ATGTACTTCAAAGAGATGCTTGTGAAAATCTTTGACCAAAATCGGCAACTCGCATTATGCGCTGCAGGCACAACCGTTGCTCTGCTTGGAGTCGGTCTCGTGTATAAACATATGCGCCGGGAGAAAAAGTTAATCCGAGTGGGAGTTGTTACTCAGCTGCTGGTTCATCCGATGAAGTCTGGGAAAGTGGTGTCGGTAGAGACAGCAGAATGTCTGCGAATGGGGCTGAAATATGGCGAACTGCAGGATCG TCACTGGCTGGTCATCACGGAGGATGGACACATGGTGACAGGCCGACAGCAGCCTCGTCTGGTGTTGGTGTCTTTGACCTGTGAGAATGGGCAGCTGTGCCTTAATGGACCCGAGATGGAGGAGCTGAGGGCTCCTCTTCACCAGCCCAGCAATGCAGTTGTGGACTGCAG AGTCTTTAGTGTAGAAGTCCAGGGCAGGGACTGCGGGGACGATGTTTCTGACTGGCTTACTCGATACCTGGAATCAGACAAGCCTGTTCGCCTGGTGCATTTTGAACCTCATCTAAAGGCCCAGAGGCCTTATGAGAAAGTCTCCCTCTATCCTAAGGACGAAAAG GTGGCCTATCCCGATGCTGCTCCCATCATGCTTATGTCGGAGGCCTCTGTTAGGGACCTGAATACCCGATTGGATAATGAAGTTACTGTCTTTCAGTTTCGTCCCAGTATTGTTGTCAGTGACTGTGAGGCATTCACGGAG GACACATGGGATCATATTCAGATTGGCCAAGTGGAGATGAAGAGAGTCGTTGGCTGTGGAAG ATGCCTCTTTACCACCGTTGACCCTGAGACTGGAGTCATCACTCGGAAAGAACCTCTGAACACGCTCAAAAG CTATCGACTGACTGACCCTAACCAGAAAACCGCACCAGTATTGGGACAGTACTACACCGTCAAGAAAACGGGTGTCCTTCATGTTGGTGAACCCGTTTATATGGTCACCTATTGA